The DNA window CAGCCGCAGATCGAGCCGATCCGTTACCGCAGCCCCACCCACCCACTCGCGTGTATGCCGGACCAACTCCTCACCCAACGCGACCAGCTGCTCCACCCGCTCACCCATCCGGCGGTGCGCCCGCACCCCTACCGTGCCGGCGGCGTCCGGGGTCGACAGGTCGACCGCCAGCGGATCGGTCACGGTCACATCGGGAAGCATCGCCGTCAGCTCCGGAACCCGAGCCCGCCACTGCTCAGCCGCCCCGCCCGGTTGCAGCGCCGCCGCGATCGGGGGCAACTCGGACCGCACCCGGGTCCAACTCTGCGCCTCGACGAGATTCGACACCTCCCGAGTGCCTACCACCGGCTGGCCGGCGGCCATCTCACCCATCCGCACCGGCCACAGGTCACCCTCCGCCACATGCGCCAACACCACCGGCGATGCCCGCCCACCGAACCCGTGCACCACCACATACACCGGCTCCCGCAACCCCGACTCCACCGGCGGCAACGCACTGTTCAGGAACGTGTCGAACAATGTGTCCACGACCGCCGTGGGATGCACCGGATGCGGCCGCGGCACACCCACCACCAACACCCGCGCGCCATCCGGCACCCACCCCACCGGCCCCACGTCCGGCGTCGCCCCCGCCACACTCTCCCCGGCAAGCAACCCCGCCTGCCGCAACTCCACCACCCGCCACCGACCAAGCCCTGACGACGGCACCGGAGGGAACACCCAATCCCGCATATACGAGGCCGCCCGCTGCCCGAACCGCGCCCAACGCCGGTCCGGCGGCAGAAGATACGGCGCATGCACACCGTGCAATCCCCGCGCCTCCCGGTAGAACTGAGCCGACCGGGCATCCTCCGGACGGATCGGACGCGCGTGGAACTCCCACAGCAACGCCCCACCCGCGAACGTCTCCCGACCCGAGAAATCGACAGGAATCAGACCCTGAGGAACAGACCTCGCCCCCACGCCCGCCACATACCGCGAACGGATCGCTACCGCCCCCGACTGGCCACGCCTTACCCGCAACGCCGCGACCTCGACCACCGTCCGAGGCTCCACCAACGGACCAGCACCATACGGCGACAACTCGATCACCGCCGTCGCAGGCACCTGCACCCCCGGGAGCCGGCCATCAAGCAATCGCCTCACGAGATCCAGCACACCCTCATGCCCGCGATCGCCGAACGCCAGTACCACCCGCCACACCCCACCACGGCCCTGCACCTCGTCCAGCAGTTCATCCGCAGACCGATTCCACGTCCTCTCAACCGCCCTCGCCGACCACGTTTCGGCATCCGTCACCGCCTGCCGCTGCGCCACCACAGACAGACCTCGCGGATCAACCTCAGCGCCCACACCATCCGGATACACCACCACCGCCTCGGCGGGGCCGGCAGCACTGGCGACACCCCGAACCGTCAGGAAACCTGGGGCGGAGCCGGCCGAGTCGGCCGGGACCGTCGGCGGCCGTGCGGTGACTTCCTCGGCGATGCGGTCTGGCGGGACCGATAGTCGCCGGGGCTGACCCGGATCGATCACCCTGTACGGCGCCCCCACGCGACCGTGACCTCTCTGGACCGGATGCAGCAGACCACTGCCGCGCAATACCCCGATCTGGTGATGCACCCTCCTCCGCGGTGTGGATGTCGCCGCGGCGAGGGCGAACCCGCTGGCGGTGATGATCCCGTAGGCGTCCATATGGTCGATCAGGGCGTCCCACAACTGCCGCAGCTGATCCCGCTGCCGTGTTGTGGTGGCGATGTGGTCGGCGTGCTGGTCGAACAGCGTCCGGGCCTCATTCCGGTCGCGCACCCACCGGCTGCCCGCAGCGGGTTGGGGTTGGTCGGGGTGCAGCGGGGCGAGGGTGGTGGGTGGCTCGTCGGCGGGGGAATGAAGGGTGTCGCCGGCGTGGACAGTGCCGGCGTCGGTGCGGGTCACCGCCGGGGAGGGCGCGGATGGTTGCCAATCCATGATGTCCGGCCCCTGGTAGGTGGCCAGGCGCCGAGGTTCCCGCTGCCGTCGCCGGCCTGATCGTCGATGCTCGGCCGGCCGACGGACGTCGCACCGTGCCCAGCGGTCACACCAATGCCGGGCCCGGACACAGGTGCGGGGTTGTTTCCAGCGGCAGCCCGCCACCCGGCACGGCAGGCAATCCCGCCAGCCCCGCAGCACCATCCGGCAGGGGCCACAACCGCACCGTCCGATCCTCGCTGGCGGAGGCCAGCATCCGCCGGCCCGGCCCGTCTGCCACGACGTCACCGCCGACACCGTGCCGGTCCGTCCAACGTCCGGACCAGGCGGCCGTCGGCCGCATTCCAGATCCGTACCGTCCGATCCGCGCTGGCGGAGGCCAGCAGCCACTGGCCCCGACGCCGCTGGCCACGATGTCACCGCCCGCACCGTGCCGGTGTGGCCTTCCAACGTCCGGATCAGGGACCGTCCGCCGCATTCCAGATCCGCACCGTCTGATCCCCGCTGGTGGAGGCAGCAGCCGCTGGCCCGGCCCTCCTGCCACGACGTCACCGCCAACACCTGGCCGGTGTGGCCTTCGTCCGGACAGGCGACCGTCGGCCGCATCCCAGATCCGCACCGTCTGATCCCACTGGTGGAGGCCAGCATCCGCTGGCCCGACGCCGCCGGCCACGATGTCACCGCCAACACCGGCGGTGTGGCCCTCCAACGTCTGGAGCAGGCGGCGTCGGCGGCATCCCAGATCCGTACCGTCCGATCCGTGCTGGTGGAGGCCAGCATCCGCTGGCCGACGCCGCCGGCCACGATGTCACCGCCAACACCGCGGCGGTGTGGCCTTCCACGTCCGATCAGGCGGCGTCGGGCGCATTCCAGATCCGTACCATCCGGTCGTAGCTGGTGGAGGCCAGCAGCCGCTGGCCCGACGCCGCCGGCCACGATGTCACCGCCGACACCGCGGCGGTGTGGCCTTCCAATGTCCGGATCAGGCGGCCGTCGGCCGCATTCCAGATCCGTACCGTCCGGTCGTAGCTGGTGGAGGCCAGCAGCCGCTGGCCCGACTCCTCCTGCCACGATGTCGACGCGTACACCGGGCCGGTGTGGTCAGCAACGGAGACACCGCCGCG is part of the Micromonospora olivasterospora genome and encodes:
- a CDS encoding WD40 repeat domain-containing protein → MADGPGRRMLASASEDRTVRLWPLPDGAAGLAGLPAVPGGGLPLETTPHLCPGPALV